One genomic region from Thermoleptolyngbya sichuanensis A183 encodes:
- a CDS encoding DUF790 family protein, whose amino-acid sequence MLPSDLLIHRPRGESLEPKRLALNDPNRAIAIDLIDQFQQHVGKTQGELDGQLREMEGEETDFKVKRGLAHLLKSEAFSTFEIVSPLEPGQLRERVFAIAAQRVPSPPATEQTLQTLAAQLSAELEREVFPDHIRAGLYADLSENRILSRFEPPTPDALLHRYNLSQVQGVFYKASHLILTAHRNDPGEYKLLFRYLKLFGLMAYIEGDADHGFTITIDGPASLFGNSTRYGTDIAKLLPALLHVTKWSLNAELQWRDTYTGEVRPRRFALDSDCGLVSHYPPGKPYDSMLESAFAERWDALKTDWRLEREVDLIPIPGSVMIPDFRLVHPDGRSVLLEIVGYWRPEYLRKKFSQVRQSGCENLILAISERLNLEKAGVKPQDAPARIVWFKDKLQPKAVLAALEESSP is encoded by the coding sequence ATGCTGCCTTCTGACCTGCTGATCCACCGACCCCGCGGCGAAAGCCTAGAGCCGAAACGATTGGCGCTGAATGACCCAAATCGGGCGATCGCCATCGACCTGATCGACCAGTTCCAGCAGCACGTTGGCAAAACCCAGGGCGAATTGGACGGCCAACTCCGCGAAATGGAAGGCGAAGAAACGGATTTCAAGGTCAAGCGGGGACTGGCGCACCTGCTCAAAAGTGAGGCCTTCAGCACCTTTGAAATTGTCAGCCCCCTAGAGCCAGGACAACTGCGAGAGCGTGTCTTTGCTATAGCGGCGCAGCGCGTCCCCTCGCCCCCAGCCACCGAACAAACCCTCCAAACCTTGGCGGCCCAACTCAGCGCCGAGCTAGAGCGCGAAGTCTTCCCCGACCACATTCGCGCCGGACTCTATGCCGACCTGTCCGAAAACCGCATCCTCAGCCGCTTTGAGCCGCCCACGCCCGATGCCCTCCTGCACCGCTACAACCTGTCTCAGGTGCAGGGCGTGTTTTATAAAGCCAGCCACCTCATCCTCACTGCCCATCGCAACGATCCCGGCGAATACAAGCTGCTGTTTCGCTATCTCAAGCTCTTTGGGCTAATGGCCTACATCGAGGGCGACGCGGATCACGGCTTCACCATCACCATCGACGGGCCCGCCAGCCTGTTTGGCAATAGCACCCGCTACGGCACCGACATTGCCAAGCTGCTGCCTGCTCTGCTGCACGTCACCAAATGGAGCCTGAACGCTGAACTGCAATGGCGCGACACTTACACGGGCGAAGTGCGGCCGCGCCGCTTTGCGCTGGATTCCGACTGCGGACTGGTGAGCCATTATCCACCGGGCAAACCCTACGACAGTATGCTGGAGTCTGCCTTTGCCGAACGCTGGGATGCCCTGAAAACCGACTGGCGACTGGAGCGCGAGGTAGACCTGATCCCGATTCCCGGCAGCGTGATGATTCCGGACTTTCGGCTGGTGCATCCTGACGGGCGATCGGTACTGCTGGAAATTGTCGGCTACTGGCGACCAGAGTATCTCCGCAAAAAGTTTTCGCAGGTGCGGCAGTCGGGCTGCGAGAACCTAATCCTGGCGATTTCCGAACGGCTGAATCTGGAAAAAGCGGGGGTGAAGCCGCAGGACGCACCCGCCCGCATCGTCTGGTTCAAAGACAAGCTCCAGCCCAAAGCGGTGCTGGCGGCCCTCGAAGAGAGCAGCCCTTAG